A genome region from Triticum aestivum cultivar Chinese Spring chromosome 2B, IWGSC CS RefSeq v2.1, whole genome shotgun sequence includes the following:
- the LOC123044074 gene encoding transcription repressor MYB5, which produces MSKRPGGTKKRLKRGLWSPEEDEKLMNHIAKYGNGCWSSIPKIAGLERCGKSCRLRWINYLRPDLKRGAFSQEEEDLIIHLHSILGNKWSQIAAQLPGRTDNEVKNFWNSFIKKKLRQRGIDPATHKPLAPASHAPPAATPVSRSAVFSEAELILSSPVGGQHMPPLVSAESYVYSRGSMDGAGGVVGGCSDDVSLSSLSGYNNNNQTADFAGYLDADALHGGVIPSVSSSSTLNSMAGVSPGGAANTNATTDELCCNNNPSNSGSGFESSTTQSSSNHHLPWLELGSISSCTEDASGAGAGADHYGAALDELKWSDYVFDGGYQQYHQQGQCIYGDSKAAADAAAAQFDAHGLGINWCLN; this is translated from the exons ATGTCGAAGCGGCCGGGCGGGACGAAGAAGAGGCTGAAGCGCGGCCTctggtcgccggaggaggacgagaagctcaTGAACCACATTGCCAAGTACGGCAACGGCTGCTGGAGCTCCATCCCCAAGATTGCAG GCCTTGAGAGGTGCGGGAAGAGCTGCAGGCTGAGGTGGATAAACTACCTGAGGCCGGACCTCAAGAGGGGCGCCTTCTCGCAGGAGGAGGAGGACCTCATCATCCACCTCCATTCCATCCTCGGCAACAAGTGGTCTCAGATCGCCGCGCAGCTGCCGGGGCGCACCGACAACGAAGTCAAGAACTTCTGGAACTCCTTCATCAAGAAGAAGCTCCGCCAGCGCGGCATCGACCCGGCCACCCACAAGCCGCTCGCCCCCGCCAGCCA CGCTCCCCCCGCCGCCACGCCTGTCAGCCGCAGCGCCGTGTTCAGCGAGGCCGAGCTGATACTGTCGTCGCCCGTGGGGGGACAGCACATGCCGCCGCTGGTGTCGGCGGAGAGCTACGTGTACAGCCGGGGCAGCATggacggcgccggcggcgtggTGGGCGGGTGCAGTGACGACGTGTCCCTGTCGTCGCTGTCggggtacaacaacaacaaccagacGGCGGACTTCGCCGGGTACCTCGACGCGGACGCGCTGCACGGCGGGGTTATCCCGTCGGTGTCGAGCTCCAGCACGCTGAACTCGATGGCCGGGGTGAGCCCCGGCGGCGCGGCCAACACCAACGCCACCACGGACGAGCTGTGCTGCAACAACAACCCGAGCAACAGCGGCAGCGGGTTCGAGTCGTCCACGACGCAGAGCAGCAGCAACCACCACCTGCCGTGGCTGGAGCTGGGGTCGATCAGCAGCTGCACCGAggacgccagcggcgccggcgccggcgccgaccaCTACGGCGCGGCGCTGGATGAGCTCAAGTGGTCCGACTACGTGTTCGACGGCGGCTACCAGCAGTACCACCAGCAGGGCCAGTGCATCTACGGCGACAGCAAGGCCGCCGCCGACGCAGCGGCGGCGCAGTTCGACGCGCACGGGCTGGGAATCAACTGGTGCTTGAATTGA